The Halomonas sp. THAF5a genome segment CAGGGGGGCAGCGGCCGACGGCCGCCGCGTTAACGGCAATATTGGCAGACAATTCTCATGATGTACAATATTTGTACATAAAAAGTCCACGACCCTCGGGTCGTGATCGTGGCGCCAAACCCGTACCATCCCGACAGGTACCTCGGTACCGCTCCCCTGATAGCCCATCGCCAACACGCCAAGAGACGGAGGTCACCGCGTGAACCCTATGCGAGCCCTGATCGCCCTGGGCATCTGGCTGCTGCTGGCCCTGGTGGCCCTCGGCGGTCCGGCCCAGGCCCAGCAAGCCGAGAGCGGCGGCGAGCCGCCGGCCTACTCCACCCTCGCCGACCTGCTCGAGAACGCCGAGAGCCGCCAGCAGCTGATCGACCAGCTGCGCGGCCTGGCCGCCGAGACCCCGGGCGCCGACGCCGCCGCCTCGGCGGCCGCCGAGGCCGGCGCTGCCTCCCCCTCCCTGCCCCGCCAGCTGGCCCAGGCCACCAGCCGCATCGCCGGCGAGGTCGGCACCCAGCTGGCCGAGGCGGGTGAAGCCATCGGCCAGCTGTTCACGGGCAGCGACGATGCCAGCGCCGAGATCGACCTGGCCGCCGTCGGCGAGGCGGCCATCAACCTGGGCCTGGTGATCCTCGCCACGATAGCGCTCTTCCTGGTCATCCGCTGGCTGGCCAAGCCGGTCTTCACGCGCATCAGCCAGTGGTCGCTCAACGGCCAGGGGCTCAACCCGGTGGTGCGCCTGGTGCTCTGCGTGGCCCTGGCCGCGCTGATCGACGTGCTGGTGGTGGCGCTCTCCTACGTGGGCGGCAACCTGGTCGCCACCTTTGCGGTGGGCGAGACCGGCGCGCTCTCGACCCGTGCCTCGCTGTTCCTCAACGCCTTCCTGGTGATCGAGCTGCTCAAGGCGGGGGTACGGATGCTCTTCGCCTCGCGCTACGAGGGCCTGCGCCTGCTGCCGATCACCACCGGTGAGGCCTCCTACTGGAACCGCTGGATCGCCCGACTGATCGGCCTCGTCGGCTACGGCCTGATGGTGGTGGTGCCGCTGATCAGCGCCTACCTGGCCCCCACCCTGGGACAGAGCCTCGGCACCCTGATCATGATCGGCGCCTTCATCTATGCGGTGACGGTGGTACTGAGCAACCGCGCGCGGCTGCGTGACGCCCTCAATCACAAGGCCCGGCAGACCACCATGGCCGCCAGCCGCGTCTCCCTGCAGCTGTTCGCCCGCACCTGGCACCTGTTCGCCCTGGCCTATTTCCTCATGGTGCTGGTGCTGACCCTGACCCGCCCCGCGGACGCCCTGCCCTTCGTGCTCTTCGCCACCCTCAAGACCCTGGCGACCGTGGTGGTGGGCATGCTGGCCTCCAGCTTCCTGACCCAGACCATCGGCCGCCAGATCCGGCTCTCCGACGACCTGCGGCGCAAGCTGCCGCTGCTCGAGCCGCGCCTCAACAGCTACGTGCCCAACGCGCTGCGCGTCATCCGCGCGCTGATCCTGATCACCGTGATCATGGTCGTGCTGAGTGCCTGGGGCGCCTTCGATCTGGCCGCCTGGTACGCCTCCGAAGCCGGCCGCGGGCTGGTCGGCAAGATCGCCAGTGTGATCGTGATCCTGGTGGTGGCCGCGGCGGCCTGGCTGGGCCTCGCCAGCCTGATCGAGCACAAGCTCAACCCGGAGACCGGCGGCGGCGTGCCCTCGGCGCGGGCCCAGACCCTGCTCGCGCTGTTCCGCAACGCCCTGGCCATCGCCCTGGTCACCATGACGGCGATGATCGTGCTCTCCGAGATCGGCATCAACATCGGCCCGCTGATCGCCGGTGCCGGGGTGCTGGGCCTGGCCATCGGCTTCGGTGCCCAGAAGCTGGTGCAGGACATCATCACCGGCATATTCATCCAGGTGGAGAACGCCATGAACACCGGCGACGTGGTCACCCTGGGCGGCATCACCGGCACCGCCGAGAAGCTGAGCATCCGCTCGGTGGGCATCCGCGACCTCTCCGGCACCTACCACATCGTGCCCTTCTCCAGCGTGGATACCGTCTCCAACTACATGCGCGAGTTCGGCAACCACGTCGGCGAGTACGGCATCGCCTACCGCGAGAACATCGACGAGGCCATCGAGCAGCTCAAGCTGGCCTTCGATGCACTCAAGGCCAGCGACGAGCACGGCCACAAGCTGCTGGCCGAACTGGACGTGGCCGGCGTGGTGGCCCTGGCCGACAGCTCGGTCAACATCCGCGTCATCATCAAGACCACCCCCGGCGACCAGTGGGCCGTGGGGCGCGCCTACAACCGACTGGTCAAGCAGTACTTCGACGCCGCCGGCATCGAGATTCCCTTCCCCCACACCACCCTCTACTTCGGGGCGGACAAGGAGGGCGGCGCGCCGCCGGCCAACCTGCGCGTCATGCAGCAGCGGTTCAGCATCGACGGCAGCCCCGCCGGCCAGCCCAAGCAGGGCGACTACGCCGACGACCGCTTCGATCCGCGTCGCGAGGTCAGGCCCGCGCGCGGCGAGTCCCGCGAGGGGGAGACACTGGCGGGCGAGGAGTACCGCAAGCCCAGCAGCGACGACGTCGACGAGCCCTGAGCGATCCCGCCGCCGGGCCCGGCCCGGCGGCGCTGCCGACGAACCACGCCGGCCTGGGGCGCGTCACCCTCCCGCCGACGATGCCCCTGCCGGCCGATCTCCCCACCACGATCTCCCCACCAACGACATCCTCACCAACGACATCTTCACAAACAAAGAGAGGGGCTGCCATGCGGCAGCCCCTCTCTTCGTGACGCACCGCGCGCCGGGTCAGGCGCGGGGGTGGCCAGCGCCCGCTCAGGACGCCGCCTTGGCCGCCTTCGCGCCCGACTCGGGCGCCTCGGTGGGTTGCGGCAGCGAGGGCAGCGACTTGTCGAGCAGCTCGACGCTCTGGCGGTAGAAGAGCTGGCTCTTCTGGTGCTCGCCCAGGTTGGCATAGAGCCGGGCCAGCTCCGCGCAGGCCACGCCGCTGGGCCGCTGGCGCTGGCTCGCCTCGAAGTACTCCTGGGCCTTGCCCCAGTAGGCGTTGCGCAGCGCCAGGCGCCCCAGGGTGAGCAGCAGGTCCGGGTCGTTGGGCCGCTCCTGCAGCCACTTCTCGGCCACCACCAGCTGGCGACGGGCATCCACGTCGAGCAGGCCGTAGCGCAGCACCAGGCGGCTGTCCCAGTGCTCCTTGAGGGAGTGGCGCAGCAGGCGCTCGGCGATGCCCTCCTCGCCGCCGCGCACCAGCGCCTCGGCGTAGAGCACGATCAGGTCGTTGTTGGTGCGCAGGTCGTCGGGCATGTCGGCCCAGAGGTTGCGCACCCGCTCGATGTCGCCGGGGTTGCGAGCCTCCTGGCCGATCAGTTCGCGGTAGGCGCGCAGCTCGAGCTGCTCGCGCTCCTCGCGGGAGATCAGCTGCTGGGCACCCAGCCGCGGCATCAGGCGGCGCAGGCCGTCCCAGTCGCTGACGCTGAGGTAGGCCTGCTTGAGCTGCTTGAGCACCTGGGGATGGTTCGGCAGGTGGCGGTCCAGGCGGGTCAGGATCGCCAGCGCCTCCTCGTACTGCTGGCGGTCCAGCATCAGCTGGGCCTGCATCATGCCCACCGCGGTGTCGGCCCCCTCGGTGCTCAGGTGCGCCCGCTTGAGCAGGGTGTCGGCCTGCTCGTAGCGCCCCTGGTAGTGGGCGGCCAGGGCCGCGGAGAGGTAGTTGACCAGCGGCGTGCTGGAGTCGTCGGCGGCCTTGACCAGGGCCTTCTCGGCGCGCTTCCAGCGCCCCTCGGCGAGCGCCACCAGGCCACGCACGGTGCGCTTCATGGCGGTGCGATTACGGGCGCGGCTGTTCCACACCTTGAAGCGGCTGACCGGGCGGGTCAGACGCATCAGCAGGCGCAGGCCGAAGTGCAGCGCGATGAACACGGCCAGCAGGATGACCAGGCCGAACCAGAAGGAGGTCTGGTAGGAGGTGTCGCCCACCCGCACCAGCCAGTAGCCCGGCACC includes the following:
- the ybiO gene encoding mechanosensitive channel protein; this encodes MNPMRALIALGIWLLLALVALGGPAQAQQAESGGEPPAYSTLADLLENAESRQQLIDQLRGLAAETPGADAAASAAAEAGAASPSLPRQLAQATSRIAGEVGTQLAEAGEAIGQLFTGSDDASAEIDLAAVGEAAINLGLVILATIALFLVIRWLAKPVFTRISQWSLNGQGLNPVVRLVLCVALAALIDVLVVALSYVGGNLVATFAVGETGALSTRASLFLNAFLVIELLKAGVRMLFASRYEGLRLLPITTGEASYWNRWIARLIGLVGYGLMVVVPLISAYLAPTLGQSLGTLIMIGAFIYAVTVVLSNRARLRDALNHKARQTTMAASRVSLQLFARTWHLFALAYFLMVLVLTLTRPADALPFVLFATLKTLATVVVGMLASSFLTQTIGRQIRLSDDLRRKLPLLEPRLNSYVPNALRVIRALILITVIMVVLSAWGAFDLAAWYASEAGRGLVGKIASVIVILVVAAAAWLGLASLIEHKLNPETGGGVPSARAQTLLALFRNALAIALVTMTAMIVLSEIGINIGPLIAGAGVLGLAIGFGAQKLVQDIITGIFIQVENAMNTGDVVTLGGITGTAEKLSIRSVGIRDLSGTYHIVPFSSVDTVSNYMREFGNHVGEYGIAYRENIDEAIEQLKLAFDALKASDEHGHKLLAELDVAGVVALADSSVNIRVIIKTTPGDQWAVGRAYNRLVKQYFDAAGIEIPFPHTTLYFGADKEGGAPPANLRVMQQRFSIDGSPAGQPKQGDYADDRFDPRREVRPARGESREGETLAGEEYRKPSSDDVDEP
- a CDS encoding heme biosynthesis HemY N-terminal domain-containing protein, whose product is MRKLILIVVLGLALGALFGQLMMSVPGYWLVRVGDTSYQTSFWFGLVILLAVFIALHFGLRLLMRLTRPVSRFKVWNSRARNRTAMKRTVRGLVALAEGRWKRAEKALVKAADDSSTPLVNYLSAALAAHYQGRYEQADTLLKRAHLSTEGADTAVGMMQAQLMLDRQQYEEALAILTRLDRHLPNHPQVLKQLKQAYLSVSDWDGLRRLMPRLGAQQLISREEREQLELRAYRELIGQEARNPGDIERVRNLWADMPDDLRTNNDLIVLYAEALVRGGEEGIAERLLRHSLKEHWDSRLVLRYGLLDVDARRQLVVAEKWLQERPNDPDLLLTLGRLALRNAYWGKAQEYFEASQRQRPSGVACAELARLYANLGEHQKSQLFYRQSVELLDKSLPSLPQPTEAPESGAKAAKAAS